A genomic segment from Planctomycetota bacterium encodes:
- a CDS encoding leucine-rich repeat domain-containing protein gives MRVALASLCHDEQGASPMSRITAFFTLFAALFAPVVPVLAGNPGAPASIFPDPQLEAAVRKEVYAKRDNAEPLTAEDVAHIARLDGKGMNIHDLRGLENCRALAEIDLSGNAIADLSPLTDLKMLQSLTLAHNQIVDASPLAKIDSLQYLDLSANHVANVEALAKLTNLRTLRLSDNRISDLSPLGSLTKLWSLYVGRNPLHSIDVVSKLHDLSTFEAAGSELKDLSPLTSLTELRLVLLQDNQIKDLNALATAAEKDAAGPKRFAPFLRLYLSGNPLTVEARGVQMNRLRAAGVRVE, from the coding sequence ATGCGTGTCGCGCTTGCGTCTTTGTGTCACGATGAACAAGGAGCGTCGCCCATGTCACGAATCACCGCATTTTTCACGCTGTTTGCCGCCCTTTTCGCGCCCGTCGTGCCCGTTCTCGCGGGTAATCCGGGGGCCCCGGCGAGCATCTTTCCCGATCCGCAGCTCGAAGCCGCCGTCCGCAAGGAGGTTTACGCCAAGCGCGACAACGCCGAGCCGCTGACCGCTGAGGATGTGGCGCACATCGCCCGGCTCGACGGGAAGGGGATGAACATTCACGACCTGCGCGGCCTGGAAAATTGCCGGGCGCTCGCCGAGATCGATCTGTCGGGCAACGCCATCGCCGACCTTTCGCCGCTGACGGATCTGAAGATGCTCCAGTCGTTGACGCTCGCGCACAACCAGATCGTCGACGCCTCGCCGCTGGCGAAGATCGATTCGCTTCAGTATCTGGATCTGTCGGCCAATCACGTGGCGAATGTCGAAGCGCTTGCGAAGCTGACGAATCTGCGGACGCTGCGGCTGAGCGACAATCGCATCAGCGATCTTTCGCCGCTGGGTTCGCTCACGAAGCTCTGGTCGCTGTATGTGGGTCGCAATCCGCTGCATTCGATCGACGTGGTGAGCAAGCTGCACGATCTGTCGACGTTCGAGGCGGCGGGCAGCGAACTGAAGGACCTCTCGCCGCTCACATCGCTGACGGAGCTGCGCCTGGTGCTCCTGCAGGACAACCAGATCAAGGACCTGAACGCACTGGCGACGGCGGCGGAAAAAGACGCGGCGGGACCGAAGCGATTCGCGCCGTTCCTGCGGCTGTACCTGTCGGGCAACCCGCTTACCGTCGAGGCGCGGGGCGTGCAGATGAACCGCCTGCGCGCGGCGGGCGTCCGGGTCGAGTAG
- a CDS encoding DNA methylase — MKFNKPPVRIEPTTLWDYPSQHYGDTTQGDPNYRGATPSYVIWNLLQRYTRPGNLVVDPCCGSGTTLDVCKDLDRRGVGFDLSPQRDDIVFADARQLPMNSGLADFVFIDPPYSTHLEYSDDPRCIGKLHVKDGYYEAMEQVFSEINRVLKPGRHMALYVSDSYEHGKGPGKGFHPLGFELFRRLRRLFVPVDIISVVRHNKTLEMGNYRKAAEEGNFFLRGFNYLFILRKGGSPKPGGKPVKKAARSRGATRPGRPPRAGGSSARPAPRR, encoded by the coding sequence ATGAAATTCAACAAGCCGCCTGTTCGCATCGAGCCGACCACGCTTTGGGATTACCCCTCCCAACACTACGGCGACACCACGCAGGGCGACCCCAACTACCGCGGCGCCACGCCCAGCTACGTCATCTGGAATCTTCTGCAGCGCTACACGCGGCCGGGCAATCTCGTGGTCGATCCGTGCTGCGGGTCGGGGACGACGCTCGATGTGTGCAAGGATCTGGACCGCCGCGGCGTCGGGTTCGATCTGAGCCCGCAGCGCGACGACATCGTCTTCGCCGATGCGCGGCAGCTTCCGATGAACAGCGGCCTGGCCGATTTCGTGTTCATTGATCCGCCGTATTCGACGCACCTGGAGTACTCCGACGATCCGCGCTGCATCGGCAAGCTGCATGTCAAGGACGGGTACTACGAGGCGATGGAGCAGGTGTTCAGCGAGATCAATCGCGTCCTCAAGCCGGGGCGGCACATGGCGCTGTATGTGAGCGATTCGTACGAGCACGGCAAAGGGCCGGGCAAGGGATTTCACCCGCTGGGCTTCGAGTTGTTTCGCCGGCTGCGCCGGCTGTTCGTGCCCGTGGACATCATCAGCGTCGTGCGTCACAACAAGACGCTGGAGATGGGCAACTACCGAAAAGCCGCGGAGGAAGGCAACTTCTTCCTCCGCGGCTTCAACTACCTGTTCATCCTGCGCAAAGGCGGCTCGCCCAAGCCCGGCGGGAAACCCGTCAAGAAAGCCGCGCGGAGTCGGGGCGCTACTCGACCCGGACGCCCGCCGCGCGCAGGCGGTTCATCTGCACGCCCCGCGCCTCGACGGTAA
- a CDS encoding tryptophan synthase subunit alpha produces the protein MNRIESIFADLRKTGRTALMPFLTAGYPTLEATALTLPALQTAGASICELGIPFSDPIADGPVIAASMTEALKHKLHPADIFAMVKTVRPKLNMGLVAMVSYTIVHRIGVSKFVQLAHDAGMDGFIFPDLPLEEAAVVREPVTEAGMISSLLIAPTTPDDRAAAIAKASTGFVYIVARTGITGERAELPPDLTDRLKRLRKVTDLPLTVGFGISTPAHVRSVTQVADAAIVGSALVKCMGKHKDAAPQVIAREAAAFVKDLAGGLK, from the coding sequence ATGAATCGGATCGAATCCATTTTCGCCGACCTGCGCAAGACCGGCCGCACCGCCCTGATGCCCTTTCTCACGGCCGGTTACCCGACGCTGGAAGCGACGGCCCTGACGCTCCCGGCGCTCCAAACCGCCGGGGCGAGCATCTGCGAGCTGGGCATTCCCTTTTCCGATCCGATCGCCGACGGCCCGGTCATCGCCGCGTCCATGACCGAAGCCCTCAAACACAAGCTCCACCCCGCTGACATCTTCGCCATGGTCAAAACGGTTCGGCCCAAGCTCAACATGGGCCTCGTCGCCATGGTCAGCTACACGATCGTGCATCGCATCGGCGTGTCGAAGTTCGTGCAGCTCGCGCACGATGCGGGCATGGATGGGTTCATCTTCCCCGATCTGCCGCTGGAGGAAGCGGCGGTCGTGCGCGAGCCGGTGACGGAAGCGGGCATGATCAGTTCGCTCCTCATCGCGCCGACCACACCCGACGACCGCGCCGCCGCCATCGCCAAAGCATCGACCGGCTTCGTCTACATCGTCGCCCGCACCGGCATCACCGGCGAGCGGGCCGAACTGCCGCCCGATCTGACCGATCGGCTCAAGCGGCTTCGCAAAGTCACCGACCTTCCGCTGACCGTGGGCTTCGGCATCTCGACGCCGGCGCATGTCCGCAGCGTCACACAAGTCGCCGACGCCGCCATCGTCGGCTCGGCGCTCGTCAAGTGCATGGGCAAACACAAGGACGCCGCCCCGCAAGTGATCGCTCGCGAAGCGGCGGCGTTCGTCAAGGATCTCGCCGGCGGACTTAAGTGA
- a CDS encoding glycosyltransferase, giving the protein MKIALISDAWRPQVNGVVRTLTNLTRLLEQLGHEMLVIHPDLFRTFPCPKYPSIHLAIAPYRKTARMLDEFKPDAIHIATEGPCGLAARRYCRRRKLIFTTSYHTQFPKYLNIYMGLPESPGYKYLKWFHGRAVRTLVPTESMRAELKGWGFANELVIWGRGVDLSMFHPGANGHINVPRPLFLNVGRVSGEKNLDAFAKLDLPGTKIIIGEGPVRPKLQERYPDVMFLGFLEDEKLAEYYAAADVFVFPSRTDTFGNVMLEAMASGTPVAAYPVTGPVDVVSNGQTGVLDEDLKRAAMGALALNDRAACRRYAESLPWSRLVKQFENYLAPIQR; this is encoded by the coding sequence ATGAAAATCGCACTCATCTCCGACGCATGGCGGCCGCAGGTCAATGGCGTCGTTCGGACGCTGACGAATCTGACGCGCCTGCTCGAACAGCTCGGGCACGAGATGCTCGTCATTCACCCGGACCTGTTCCGCACATTCCCCTGCCCCAAGTATCCGTCGATTCATCTGGCGATCGCGCCTTATCGCAAGACCGCGCGGATGCTCGATGAATTCAAGCCCGATGCGATCCACATCGCCACCGAAGGTCCGTGCGGGCTGGCCGCGCGCCGCTACTGCCGGCGACGCAAGCTGATCTTCACGACCAGCTATCACACGCAGTTCCCCAAGTACCTCAACATCTACATGGGCCTGCCCGAGTCGCCGGGGTACAAGTACCTCAAGTGGTTCCACGGCCGGGCGGTGCGGACGCTTGTCCCCACCGAGTCGATGCGCGCGGAACTGAAAGGTTGGGGTTTCGCCAACGAGCTGGTCATCTGGGGCCGCGGCGTCGATCTGAGCATGTTCCATCCCGGCGCGAACGGACACATCAATGTGCCGCGCCCCTTGTTCCTCAATGTCGGTCGCGTCAGCGGGGAGAAGAACCTCGATGCGTTCGCGAAGCTGGACCTGCCCGGCACGAAGATCATCATCGGCGAAGGCCCCGTGCGCCCGAAGCTTCAGGAGCGCTATCCCGATGTGATGTTCCTGGGGTTTCTGGAAGACGAGAAGCTCGCGGAGTATTACGCCGCGGCGGACGTGTTCGTGTTCCCCTCGCGCACCGATACGTTCGGGAATGTGATGCTCGAAGCGATGGCGAGCGGGACGCCGGTGGCGGCGTACCCGGTGACGGGGCCGGTCGATGTGGTGAGCAATGGGCAGACCGGCGTACTGGACGAAGACCTGAAGCGCGCGGCGATGGGGGCATTGGCGCTGAACGATCGGGCGGCCTGCCGACGGTACGCCGAGTCGCTGCCGTGGTCGCGGCTGGTCAAGCAGTTTGAGAATTATCTGGCGCCGATTCAGAGGTGA